In one window of Desulfobulbaceae bacterium DNA:
- the pyrE gene encoding orotate phosphoribosyltransferase — protein MQQDKQRLKEILLQKSYRKGTFKLTSGRESDFYVDGKQTTLDAEGGYLCGKLIFEAIRNNSEKIGAVGGMTLGADPLVTAASLVSFLEKAPIPAFIVRKETKKHGTEAYIEGQSNIPAGATVALLEDVVTTGGTLIKVIERVENQGYKVGMVITVVDRQEGGEETLAAAGYPLTAIFTRAELLGE, from the coding sequence ATGCAACAGGATAAACAGCGTTTAAAAGAAATACTTCTTCAGAAGTCATACCGCAAAGGCACCTTCAAACTGACTTCCGGCCGCGAATCAGATTTTTATGTCGATGGCAAACAGACCACCCTCGATGCCGAGGGCGGGTATCTATGCGGTAAGCTGATTTTTGAAGCTATCCGCAATAACTCCGAGAAAATCGGCGCTGTGGGCGGCATGACCCTCGGCGCTGATCCCTTGGTTACCGCAGCCTCCCTGGTAAGCTTCCTGGAGAAGGCCCCAATCCCTGCCTTCATTGTCCGTAAGGAGACGAAAAAGCACGGCACCGAGGCCTATATCGAGGGTCAGAGTAATATTCCGGCAGGCGCTACGGTTGCTCTGCTGGAAGACGTAGTCACCACCGGTGGCACCCTGATCAAGGTTATCGAGCGGGTTGAAAACCAAGGGTACAAGGTTGGCATGGTGATTACCGTGGTCGATCGCCAGGAGGGCGGTGAAGAGACTCTGGCAGCAGCCGGTTATCCGCTGACCGCGATCTTTACTCGCGCCGAACTGTT
- a CDS encoding DUF4438 domain-containing protein, producing MIATNKDKLICQSVIGEITSPSVGINPYRVSPDGVPEIYPGVGGITYNLRIGDLAGGWFADHVEPGVSISNFKDVGGQPGPNRALNIFSCAGNVATVVSGDAKGKTGRVTGKHGGIEHVLIDFEPEVLEQLVIGDKIQVKARGCGLQAVDFPEIRVMNLDPALFELMKLKKTKDGRLEVPVTHMVPARIMGSGIGSSHSHSGDYDIQLFDGPTVAEYGLDDLRLGDVVAIADADASYGRIYKTGGVVIAIIVHSDCVLAGHGPGAMVVMSSKDGRIVPKIEAKANLRHYFAKLC from the coding sequence ATGATTGCGACCAACAAGGATAAACTTATTTGCCAATCGGTGATTGGCGAAATCACCTCGCCGTCAGTCGGCATTAACCCTTACCGGGTATCCCCGGACGGGGTGCCGGAGATCTACCCCGGAGTCGGCGGGATTACTTACAATCTGCGGATTGGAGATCTGGCTGGGGGCTGGTTTGCCGATCACGTCGAGCCAGGTGTCAGCATTAGTAACTTTAAGGATGTCGGTGGACAACCAGGGCCTAACCGTGCCTTGAACATCTTCTCCTGTGCCGGTAACGTGGCCACCGTGGTTTCTGGCGATGCCAAAGGGAAAACCGGTCGCGTCACAGGCAAGCATGGCGGCATCGAGCATGTATTGATCGACTTTGAGCCCGAGGTGCTGGAGCAATTGGTGATTGGTGACAAGATCCAGGTCAAGGCTCGTGGCTGCGGCTTGCAGGCGGTAGATTTTCCAGAGATCCGGGTGATGAACCTTGATCCCGCCCTGTTCGAGCTGATGAAACTCAAAAAGACCAAGGATGGTCGGCTGGAGGTCCCGGTGACCCACATGGTTCCGGCGCGAATCATGGGCTCGGGCATCGGTTCCAGTCACAGCCACAGTGGTGATTACGACATTCAGCTCTTTGATGGACCGACTGTTGCCGAGTACGGGCTTGACGATCTGCGCCTGGGTGATGTGGTGGCGATTGCCGATGCCGATGCCTCTTATGGTCGTATCTACAAGACCGGCGGGGTGGTGATCGCCATCATTGTTCACTCCGATTGCGTGCTTGCCGGTCACGGTCCCGGCGCCATGGTGGTGATGAGTTCCAAGGATGGCCGCATTGTTCCGAAGATCGAGGCCAAGGCCAATCTGCGGCACTATTTCGCTAAGCTCTGTTAG
- the bamA gene encoding outer membrane protein assembly factor BamA encodes MALLGKHMGGLLTVCLMAMTVVVLPLPAAGFGSGGLLAMLQGASSAENKQPGWDIVVSGNQTLETESLLAAAREELNTFVHQGYAASAIDDAAFVIETQYRHEGYATAIVDYEIKEQSRQVVFRVQEGPRTVLKDIVFVGNQGLGRERLLALDPVVDAEIKGQRTFPYVAATMSSLADSIKSLYLAEGYLQVKIKALEPGPMEGRPDDMVASIAVEEGPRFTLKDVTVHGDVPGDLGDAVSEIVKAMEGHVYQRRQRLVLRTKLRDAYANAGYADVAVSVQETIAESQGLIHLEAMVESGLKVIVDEIRVDGNERTNSDFILSRLNFEPGAQYRQDDKREGFGSLYGTGLFSNVELRLVDGAVPGHKTVEIEVEERKARELYLEPGWGSYELLRLKAGYKDRNIFGTGRIFRVDSLFSTKGRSLEFGVSDPWFLGTDITLGLPFHYRFRTEPAFTMESSGVDVYLQKIIHKNVTVNVGYLYSKEVVSDILPDVDLEGLPTNYNTAALSFQLTRDTRDDLFFPSQGYRGNVSLALARPEFGGTIAYNRLVTGVRYFYPLSKESILGVRFRTGMILPTADQQSIPVAERFFNGGESSVRSFQASKLGPVDDSGDPLGGTAYSVYTVEWRKKLTDDLGWSIFWDMGNVSPNRTRVDGSSPLASDADNLISATWNDYFTDFRSGVGTGLQYMLPVGPARLDWAFNPSPDEERNEEDYVIHFSIGMAF; translated from the coding sequence ATGGCGCTACTGGGAAAACATATGGGAGGGTTGCTGACGGTCTGCCTGATGGCGATGACCGTGGTGGTTCTACCTTTGCCCGCGGCTGGATTTGGCTCCGGGGGGCTGCTAGCTATGCTGCAGGGCGCATCTTCAGCAGAAAACAAGCAGCCGGGGTGGGATATCGTTGTATCCGGGAATCAGACATTGGAGACAGAAAGTCTGCTGGCAGCGGCCCGGGAGGAGCTTAATACCTTTGTCCATCAAGGGTATGCCGCGAGTGCCATTGACGATGCCGCCTTCGTGATTGAGACACAGTATCGTCATGAGGGGTATGCCACAGCGATTGTCGATTACGAGATCAAAGAGCAGTCTCGCCAGGTAGTGTTTCGTGTCCAGGAAGGACCGCGAACCGTATTGAAGGATATTGTCTTTGTTGGCAATCAGGGCTTGGGCCGGGAGAGGTTGCTTGCCCTGGATCCTGTGGTCGATGCCGAGATCAAAGGGCAGCGGACTTTTCCTTATGTCGCTGCTACTATGTCCTCTTTGGCCGACAGCATTAAAAGTCTCTATCTGGCGGAGGGGTATCTGCAGGTTAAGATCAAGGCATTGGAGCCTGGCCCGATGGAGGGTAGGCCTGACGACATGGTGGCCTCAATCGCTGTCGAGGAGGGGCCGCGTTTTACCCTCAAAGATGTGACGGTCCATGGTGACGTGCCCGGTGACTTGGGCGATGCAGTCTCTGAGATTGTCAAGGCCATGGAGGGACATGTTTATCAGCGCAGGCAGAGACTGGTATTAAGGACCAAGCTGCGAGATGCCTATGCCAATGCCGGGTATGCCGATGTCGCGGTTTCGGTTCAGGAGACGATTGCTGAATCGCAAGGCTTGATCCACCTTGAAGCTATGGTTGAGAGTGGTCTCAAGGTGATAGTGGATGAGATCCGGGTTGACGGCAACGAGCGGACCAACTCAGACTTTATCCTCAGCCGTTTGAATTTCGAGCCAGGTGCACAATATCGGCAAGACGATAAACGCGAAGGATTTGGCAGTCTCTATGGGACCGGACTCTTTTCCAATGTCGAACTCAGGCTGGTGGACGGGGCGGTTCCTGGCCACAAAACGGTTGAGATTGAGGTGGAGGAGCGCAAGGCGCGGGAGTTGTATCTTGAACCGGGGTGGGGGTCTTACGAGTTGTTACGATTGAAGGCGGGATATAAGGATCGTAATATCTTTGGTACCGGACGGATTTTCCGTGTTGACTCGTTGTTTTCAACCAAAGGGCGAAGCCTTGAATTTGGGGTGAGCGATCCTTGGTTTCTGGGGACCGATATCACCTTGGGCCTGCCCTTTCATTACCGTTTCCGTACCGAACCGGCATTTACCATGGAAAGCAGTGGCGTCGATGTCTATCTGCAAAAGATTATCCATAAGAACGTCACCGTCAATGTGGGGTATCTATATAGCAAGGAAGTGGTGAGCGATATCTTGCCCGATGTTGACCTTGAGGGGTTGCCGACAAACTATAATACCGCAGCGCTCTCTTTTCAGTTGACCAGGGACACCCGCGACGATCTGTTTTTCCCGTCTCAGGGATACCGGGGGAATGTCTCTCTGGCCTTGGCTCGGCCTGAGTTTGGCGGCACGATTGCCTATAATCGCCTGGTGACCGGGGTGCGTTATTTTTACCCCCTCTCCAAGGAGTCAATCCTTGGCGTTAGGTTCAGGACCGGCATGATTCTGCCCACGGCTGATCAGCAGTCTATTCCGGTTGCCGAGCGGTTTTTCAATGGCGGAGAGAGTTCTGTGCGGAGCTTTCAGGCCTCAAAGCTTGGTCCGGTGGATGATAGCGGTGACCCCTTGGGCGGAACCGCGTATTCGGTTTATACGGTGGAGTGGCGGAAAAAACTGACTGATGACTTGGGATGGTCGATTTTTTGGGATATGGGCAACGTCTCCCCTAATCGGACCAGGGTCGACGGTTCCTCACCTCTGGCTTCCGACGCTGATAATCTGATTAGCGCCACCTGGAACGATTATTTCACTGATTTTCGCAGCGGCGTGGGGACTGGTCTTCAGTACATGCTGCCCGTGGGACCAGCCCGTTTGGATTGGGCCTTTAACCCCTCACCGGATGAGGAGCGCAACGAAGAAGATTACGTTATCCATTTTAGTATTGGTATGGCCTTTTAG